In a genomic window of Bos mutus isolate GX-2022 chromosome 6, NWIPB_WYAK_1.1, whole genome shotgun sequence:
- the COL25A1 gene encoding collagen alpha-1(XXV) chain gives MLVKKQAGKGGGREPGSEDRSPAGQRCARPVSPCAALATLLSVVAVMSCLYLGVKTNDLQARIAALESAKGDPSVRLLPDCVDQLKAMVQEKVERLLAQKSYEHMAKIRIAREAPSECNCPAGYDEVV, from the exons ATGCTGGTGAAGAAGCAAGCAGGGAAAGGAGGGGGGCGGGAGCCGGGCTCAGAGGACCGGAGCCCAGCCGGGCAGCGTTGTGCCCGCCCCGTGTCGCCGTGCGCGGCCCTGGCGACCCTCCTGTCCGTGGTGGCCGTAATGTCTTGTCTGTACCTGGGGGTGAAAACCAACGACCTCCAGGCGAGGATCGCTGCCCTCGAGTCTGCCAAAGGAGACCCTTCCGTCCGTCTGCTGCCTGATTGTGTCGATCAGCTCAAAGCAATGGTGCAAGAGAAAGTGGAGCGACTTCTGGCTCAG AAGTCCTATGAACATATGGCTAAAATAAGAATCGCGAGAGAAGCACCTTCAGAATGCAATTGCCCGGCAG GTTATGATGAAGTAGTGTAG